One region of Nycticebus coucang isolate mNycCou1 chromosome 10, mNycCou1.pri, whole genome shotgun sequence genomic DNA includes:
- the JOSD2 gene encoding josephin-2 isoform X2 has protein sequence MTFRSRSPLSHEASVPQRPPGVVVQDAGIAGSCSQSRLSSQRGAARRALGAIATAQGDAEAAGSGERRGRRGEGRCHAKGERRGQGAKDGMSQAPGVQPNQQPSVYHERQRLELCAVHALNNVLQQQLFNQEAADEICKSLLRQRPAPQSDHCGIYSSLSQGSGKSFTPRMCWRSRDESPVLGEARETDIQKSNTHARPFFCPASQGPRSEQRLAPDSRLNPHRSLLGTGNYDVNVIMAALQGLGLAAVWWDRRRPLSQLALPQVLGLILNLPSPVSLGLLSLPLRRRHWVALRQVNGIYYNLDSKLRAPEPLGDEDGVSLSSLLPRAFLEAALAQGLCEVLLVVTKEVEEKGCWLRAG, from the exons ATGACTTTTAGGTCACGAAGTCCCCTGTCACATGAGGCAAGTGTCCCGCAGAGGCCCCCGGGAGTCGTAGTCCAGGACGCGGGGATCGCCGGGAGCTGTAGTCAGTCCCGCCTGTCCAGTCAGCGCGGTGCTGCCCGTCGGGCGCTCGGAGCCATAGCCACCGCCCAGGGGGATGCGGAAGCCGCTGGCTCCGGGGAGCGGAGAGGCAGGCGGGGTGAGGGGCGTTGCCACGCAAAGGGCGAGCGCCGTGGTCAGG GAGCCAAGGACGGCATGTCCCAGGCCCCAGGAGTACAGCCGAACCAGCAGCCCTCTGTGTACCACGAACGGCAACGCCTGGAGCTTTGTGCCGTCCACGCCCTCAACAACGTTCTGCAGCAGCAGCTCTTTAACCAAGAAGCTGCTGATGAGATCTGTAAGAG CCTTCTCAGACAGAGACCAGCCCCTCAAAGTGATCACTGTGGGATTTATTCATCTCTGTCACAAGGATCTGGCAAGTCTTTCACCCCAAGGATGTGCTGGAGATCCAGAGATGAATCCCCTGTCCTTGGGGAGGCAAGGGAAACAGATATACAGAAAAGTAATACACATGCTCGTCCCTTCTTCTGCCCTGCCTCCCAGGGCCCCAGATCGGAACAGAG GTTGGCCCCAGACTCCCGGCTGAACCCCCATCGCAGCCTCCTGGGCACTGGCAACTATGACGTCAATGTGATCATGGCCGCCCTGCAGGGGCTGGGCCTGGCCGCCGTGTGGTGGGACAGGAGGAG GCCCCTGTCCCAGCTGGCCCTGCCCCAGGTGCTGGGGCTGATCCTGAACCTGCCCTCACCTGTGTCACTGGGGCTGCTGTCCCTGCCTCTGCGCCGGCGGCACTGGGTGGCCCTGCGCCAAGTGAATGGTATCTACTACAACCTGGACTCCAAGCTGCGGGCACCTGAGCCCCTGGGGGATGAGGACGGTGTCAG TCTCTCATCTCTCCTGCCCAGGGCCTTCCTAGAGGCtgccctggcccagggcctgtgTGAGGTGCTGCTGGTGGTGACCAAGGAAGTGGAAGAGAAGGGCTGCTGGCTGCGGGCAGGCTGA
- the JOSD2 gene encoding josephin-2 isoform X17 — translation MTFRSRSPLSHEASVPQRPPGVVVQDAGIAGSCSQSRLSSQRGAARRALGAIATAQGDAEAAGSGERRGRRAGAKDGMSQAPGVQPNQQPSVYHERQRLELCAVHALNNVLQQQLFNQEAADEICKRPLSQLALPQVLGLILNLPSPVSLGLLSLPLRRRHWVALRQVNGIYYNLDSKLRAPEPLGDEDGVRAFLEAALAQGLCEVLLVVTKEVEEKGCWLRAG, via the exons ATGACTTTTAGGTCACGAAGTCCCCTGTCACATGAGGCAAGTGTCCCGCAGAGGCCCCCGGGAGTCGTAGTCCAGGACGCGGGGATCGCCGGGAGCTGTAGTCAGTCCCGCCTGTCCAGTCAGCGCGGTGCTGCCCGTCGGGCGCTCGGAGCCATAGCCACCGCCCAGGGGGATGCGGAAGCCGCTGGCTCCGGGGAGCGGAGAGGCAGGCGGG CAGGAGCCAAGGACGGCATGTCCCAGGCCCCAGGAGTACAGCCGAACCAGCAGCCCTCTGTGTACCACGAACGGCAACGCCTGGAGCTTTGTGCCGTCCACGCCCTCAACAACGTTCTGCAGCAGCAGCTCTTTAACCAAGAAGCTGCTGATGAGATCTGTAAGAG GCCCCTGTCCCAGCTGGCCCTGCCCCAGGTGCTGGGGCTGATCCTGAACCTGCCCTCACCTGTGTCACTGGGGCTGCTGTCCCTGCCTCTGCGCCGGCGGCACTGGGTGGCCCTGCGCCAAGTGAATGGTATCTACTACAACCTGGACTCCAAGCTGCGGGCACCTGAGCCCCTGGGGGATGAGGACGGTGTCAG GGCCTTCCTAGAGGCtgccctggcccagggcctgtgTGAGGTGCTGCTGGTGGTGACCAAGGAAGTGGAAGAGAAGGGCTGCTGGCTGCGGGCAGGCTGA
- the JOSD2 gene encoding josephin-2 isoform X3, translated as MTFRSRSPLSHEASVPQRPPGVVVQDAGIAGSCSQSRLSSQRGAARRALGAIATAQGDAEAAGSGERRGRRGEGRCHAKGERRGQAGAKDGMSQAPGVQPNQQPSVYHERQRLELCAVHALNNVLQQQLFNQEAADEICKSLLRQRPAPQSDHCGIYSSLSQGSGKSFTPRMCWRSRDESPVLGEARETDIQKSNTHARPFFCPASQGPRSEQRLAPDSRLNPHRSLLGTGNYDVNVIMAALQGLGLAAVWWDRRRPLSQLALPQVLGLILNLPSPVSLGLLSLPLRRRHWVALRQVNGIYYNLDSKLRAPEPLGDEDGVRAFLEAALAQGLCEVLLVVTKEVEEKGCWLRAG; from the exons ATGACTTTTAGGTCACGAAGTCCCCTGTCACATGAGGCAAGTGTCCCGCAGAGGCCCCCGGGAGTCGTAGTCCAGGACGCGGGGATCGCCGGGAGCTGTAGTCAGTCCCGCCTGTCCAGTCAGCGCGGTGCTGCCCGTCGGGCGCTCGGAGCCATAGCCACCGCCCAGGGGGATGCGGAAGCCGCTGGCTCCGGGGAGCGGAGAGGCAGGCGGGGTGAGGGGCGTTGCCACGCAAAGGGCGAGCGCCGTGGTCAGG CAGGAGCCAAGGACGGCATGTCCCAGGCCCCAGGAGTACAGCCGAACCAGCAGCCCTCTGTGTACCACGAACGGCAACGCCTGGAGCTTTGTGCCGTCCACGCCCTCAACAACGTTCTGCAGCAGCAGCTCTTTAACCAAGAAGCTGCTGATGAGATCTGTAAGAG CCTTCTCAGACAGAGACCAGCCCCTCAAAGTGATCACTGTGGGATTTATTCATCTCTGTCACAAGGATCTGGCAAGTCTTTCACCCCAAGGATGTGCTGGAGATCCAGAGATGAATCCCCTGTCCTTGGGGAGGCAAGGGAAACAGATATACAGAAAAGTAATACACATGCTCGTCCCTTCTTCTGCCCTGCCTCCCAGGGCCCCAGATCGGAACAGAG GTTGGCCCCAGACTCCCGGCTGAACCCCCATCGCAGCCTCCTGGGCACTGGCAACTATGACGTCAATGTGATCATGGCCGCCCTGCAGGGGCTGGGCCTGGCCGCCGTGTGGTGGGACAGGAGGAG GCCCCTGTCCCAGCTGGCCCTGCCCCAGGTGCTGGGGCTGATCCTGAACCTGCCCTCACCTGTGTCACTGGGGCTGCTGTCCCTGCCTCTGCGCCGGCGGCACTGGGTGGCCCTGCGCCAAGTGAATGGTATCTACTACAACCTGGACTCCAAGCTGCGGGCACCTGAGCCCCTGGGGGATGAGGACGGTGTCAG GGCCTTCCTAGAGGCtgccctggcccagggcctgtgTGAGGTGCTGCTGGTGGTGACCAAGGAAGTGGAAGAGAAGGGCTGCTGGCTGCGGGCAGGCTGA
- the JOSD2 gene encoding josephin-2 isoform X11 — protein sequence MTFRSRSPLSHEASVPQRPPGVVVQDAGIAGSCSQSRLSSQRGAARRALGAIATAQGDAEAAGSGERRGRRGAKDGMSQAPGVQPNQQPSVYHERQRLELCAVHALNNVLQQQLFNQEAADEICKRLAPDSRLNPHRSLLGTGNYDVNVIMAALQGLGLAAVWWDRRRPLSQLALPQVLGLILNLPSPVSLGLLSLPLRRRHWVALRQVNGIYYNLDSKLRAPEPLGDEDGVSLSSLLPRAFLEAALAQGLCEVLLVVTKEVEEKGCWLRAG from the exons ATGACTTTTAGGTCACGAAGTCCCCTGTCACATGAGGCAAGTGTCCCGCAGAGGCCCCCGGGAGTCGTAGTCCAGGACGCGGGGATCGCCGGGAGCTGTAGTCAGTCCCGCCTGTCCAGTCAGCGCGGTGCTGCCCGTCGGGCGCTCGGAGCCATAGCCACCGCCCAGGGGGATGCGGAAGCCGCTGGCTCCGGGGAGCGGAGAGGCAGGCGGG GAGCCAAGGACGGCATGTCCCAGGCCCCAGGAGTACAGCCGAACCAGCAGCCCTCTGTGTACCACGAACGGCAACGCCTGGAGCTTTGTGCCGTCCACGCCCTCAACAACGTTCTGCAGCAGCAGCTCTTTAACCAAGAAGCTGCTGATGAGATCTGTAAGAG GTTGGCCCCAGACTCCCGGCTGAACCCCCATCGCAGCCTCCTGGGCACTGGCAACTATGACGTCAATGTGATCATGGCCGCCCTGCAGGGGCTGGGCCTGGCCGCCGTGTGGTGGGACAGGAGGAG GCCCCTGTCCCAGCTGGCCCTGCCCCAGGTGCTGGGGCTGATCCTGAACCTGCCCTCACCTGTGTCACTGGGGCTGCTGTCCCTGCCTCTGCGCCGGCGGCACTGGGTGGCCCTGCGCCAAGTGAATGGTATCTACTACAACCTGGACTCCAAGCTGCGGGCACCTGAGCCCCTGGGGGATGAGGACGGTGTCAG TCTCTCATCTCTCCTGCCCAGGGCCTTCCTAGAGGCtgccctggcccagggcctgtgTGAGGTGCTGCTGGTGGTGACCAAGGAAGTGGAAGAGAAGGGCTGCTGGCTGCGGGCAGGCTGA
- the JOSD2 gene encoding josephin-2 isoform X1 — protein sequence MTFRSRSPLSHEASVPQRPPGVVVQDAGIAGSCSQSRLSSQRGAARRALGAIATAQGDAEAAGSGERRGRRGEGRCHAKGERRGQAGAKDGMSQAPGVQPNQQPSVYHERQRLELCAVHALNNVLQQQLFNQEAADEICKSLLRQRPAPQSDHCGIYSSLSQGSGKSFTPRMCWRSRDESPVLGEARETDIQKSNTHARPFFCPASQGPRSEQRLAPDSRLNPHRSLLGTGNYDVNVIMAALQGLGLAAVWWDRRRPLSQLALPQVLGLILNLPSPVSLGLLSLPLRRRHWVALRQVNGIYYNLDSKLRAPEPLGDEDGVSLSSLLPRAFLEAALAQGLCEVLLVVTKEVEEKGCWLRAG from the exons ATGACTTTTAGGTCACGAAGTCCCCTGTCACATGAGGCAAGTGTCCCGCAGAGGCCCCCGGGAGTCGTAGTCCAGGACGCGGGGATCGCCGGGAGCTGTAGTCAGTCCCGCCTGTCCAGTCAGCGCGGTGCTGCCCGTCGGGCGCTCGGAGCCATAGCCACCGCCCAGGGGGATGCGGAAGCCGCTGGCTCCGGGGAGCGGAGAGGCAGGCGGGGTGAGGGGCGTTGCCACGCAAAGGGCGAGCGCCGTGGTCAGG CAGGAGCCAAGGACGGCATGTCCCAGGCCCCAGGAGTACAGCCGAACCAGCAGCCCTCTGTGTACCACGAACGGCAACGCCTGGAGCTTTGTGCCGTCCACGCCCTCAACAACGTTCTGCAGCAGCAGCTCTTTAACCAAGAAGCTGCTGATGAGATCTGTAAGAG CCTTCTCAGACAGAGACCAGCCCCTCAAAGTGATCACTGTGGGATTTATTCATCTCTGTCACAAGGATCTGGCAAGTCTTTCACCCCAAGGATGTGCTGGAGATCCAGAGATGAATCCCCTGTCCTTGGGGAGGCAAGGGAAACAGATATACAGAAAAGTAATACACATGCTCGTCCCTTCTTCTGCCCTGCCTCCCAGGGCCCCAGATCGGAACAGAG GTTGGCCCCAGACTCCCGGCTGAACCCCCATCGCAGCCTCCTGGGCACTGGCAACTATGACGTCAATGTGATCATGGCCGCCCTGCAGGGGCTGGGCCTGGCCGCCGTGTGGTGGGACAGGAGGAG GCCCCTGTCCCAGCTGGCCCTGCCCCAGGTGCTGGGGCTGATCCTGAACCTGCCCTCACCTGTGTCACTGGGGCTGCTGTCCCTGCCTCTGCGCCGGCGGCACTGGGTGGCCCTGCGCCAAGTGAATGGTATCTACTACAACCTGGACTCCAAGCTGCGGGCACCTGAGCCCCTGGGGGATGAGGACGGTGTCAG TCTCTCATCTCTCCTGCCCAGGGCCTTCCTAGAGGCtgccctggcccagggcctgtgTGAGGTGCTGCTGGTGGTGACCAAGGAAGTGGAAGAGAAGGGCTGCTGGCTGCGGGCAGGCTGA
- the JOSD2 gene encoding josephin-2 isoform X10 has translation MTFRSRSPLSHEASVPQRPPGVVVQDAGIAGSCSQSRLSSQRGAARRALGAIATAQGDAEAAGSGERRGRRAGAKDGMSQAPGVQPNQQPSVYHERQRLELCAVHALNNVLQQQLFNQEAADEICKRLAPDSRLNPHRSLLGTGNYDVNVIMAALQGLGLAAVWWDRRRPLSQLALPQVLGLILNLPSPVSLGLLSLPLRRRHWVALRQVNGIYYNLDSKLRAPEPLGDEDGVSLSSLLPRAFLEAALAQGLCEVLLVVTKEVEEKGCWLRAG, from the exons ATGACTTTTAGGTCACGAAGTCCCCTGTCACATGAGGCAAGTGTCCCGCAGAGGCCCCCGGGAGTCGTAGTCCAGGACGCGGGGATCGCCGGGAGCTGTAGTCAGTCCCGCCTGTCCAGTCAGCGCGGTGCTGCCCGTCGGGCGCTCGGAGCCATAGCCACCGCCCAGGGGGATGCGGAAGCCGCTGGCTCCGGGGAGCGGAGAGGCAGGCGGG CAGGAGCCAAGGACGGCATGTCCCAGGCCCCAGGAGTACAGCCGAACCAGCAGCCCTCTGTGTACCACGAACGGCAACGCCTGGAGCTTTGTGCCGTCCACGCCCTCAACAACGTTCTGCAGCAGCAGCTCTTTAACCAAGAAGCTGCTGATGAGATCTGTAAGAG GTTGGCCCCAGACTCCCGGCTGAACCCCCATCGCAGCCTCCTGGGCACTGGCAACTATGACGTCAATGTGATCATGGCCGCCCTGCAGGGGCTGGGCCTGGCCGCCGTGTGGTGGGACAGGAGGAG GCCCCTGTCCCAGCTGGCCCTGCCCCAGGTGCTGGGGCTGATCCTGAACCTGCCCTCACCTGTGTCACTGGGGCTGCTGTCCCTGCCTCTGCGCCGGCGGCACTGGGTGGCCCTGCGCCAAGTGAATGGTATCTACTACAACCTGGACTCCAAGCTGCGGGCACCTGAGCCCCTGGGGGATGAGGACGGTGTCAG TCTCTCATCTCTCCTGCCCAGGGCCTTCCTAGAGGCtgccctggcccagggcctgtgTGAGGTGCTGCTGGTGGTGACCAAGGAAGTGGAAGAGAAGGGCTGCTGGCTGCGGGCAGGCTGA
- the JOSD2 gene encoding josephin-2 isoform X4: protein MTFRSRSPLSHEASVPQRPPGVVVQDAGIAGSCSQSRLSSQRGAARRALGAIATAQGDAEAAGSGERRGRRAGAKDGMSQAPGVQPNQQPSVYHERQRLELCAVHALNNVLQQQLFNQEAADEICKSLLRQRPAPQSDHCGIYSSLSQGSGKSFTPRMCWRSRDESPVLGEARETDIQKSNTHARPFFCPASQGPRSEQRLAPDSRLNPHRSLLGTGNYDVNVIMAALQGLGLAAVWWDRRRPLSQLALPQVLGLILNLPSPVSLGLLSLPLRRRHWVALRQVNGIYYNLDSKLRAPEPLGDEDGVSLSSLLPRAFLEAALAQGLCEVLLVVTKEVEEKGCWLRAG, encoded by the exons ATGACTTTTAGGTCACGAAGTCCCCTGTCACATGAGGCAAGTGTCCCGCAGAGGCCCCCGGGAGTCGTAGTCCAGGACGCGGGGATCGCCGGGAGCTGTAGTCAGTCCCGCCTGTCCAGTCAGCGCGGTGCTGCCCGTCGGGCGCTCGGAGCCATAGCCACCGCCCAGGGGGATGCGGAAGCCGCTGGCTCCGGGGAGCGGAGAGGCAGGCGGG CAGGAGCCAAGGACGGCATGTCCCAGGCCCCAGGAGTACAGCCGAACCAGCAGCCCTCTGTGTACCACGAACGGCAACGCCTGGAGCTTTGTGCCGTCCACGCCCTCAACAACGTTCTGCAGCAGCAGCTCTTTAACCAAGAAGCTGCTGATGAGATCTGTAAGAG CCTTCTCAGACAGAGACCAGCCCCTCAAAGTGATCACTGTGGGATTTATTCATCTCTGTCACAAGGATCTGGCAAGTCTTTCACCCCAAGGATGTGCTGGAGATCCAGAGATGAATCCCCTGTCCTTGGGGAGGCAAGGGAAACAGATATACAGAAAAGTAATACACATGCTCGTCCCTTCTTCTGCCCTGCCTCCCAGGGCCCCAGATCGGAACAGAG GTTGGCCCCAGACTCCCGGCTGAACCCCCATCGCAGCCTCCTGGGCACTGGCAACTATGACGTCAATGTGATCATGGCCGCCCTGCAGGGGCTGGGCCTGGCCGCCGTGTGGTGGGACAGGAGGAG GCCCCTGTCCCAGCTGGCCCTGCCCCAGGTGCTGGGGCTGATCCTGAACCTGCCCTCACCTGTGTCACTGGGGCTGCTGTCCCTGCCTCTGCGCCGGCGGCACTGGGTGGCCCTGCGCCAAGTGAATGGTATCTACTACAACCTGGACTCCAAGCTGCGGGCACCTGAGCCCCTGGGGGATGAGGACGGTGTCAG TCTCTCATCTCTCCTGCCCAGGGCCTTCCTAGAGGCtgccctggcccagggcctgtgTGAGGTGCTGCTGGTGGTGACCAAGGAAGTGGAAGAGAAGGGCTGCTGGCTGCGGGCAGGCTGA
- the JOSD2 gene encoding josephin-2 isoform X13: MTFRSRSPLSHEASVPQRPPGVVVQDAGIAGSCSQSRLSSQRGAARRALGAIATAQGDAEAAGSGERRGRRAGAKDGMSQAPGVQPNQQPSVYHERQRLELCAVHALNNVLQQQLFNQEAADEICKRLAPDSRLNPHRSLLGTGNYDVNVIMAALQGLGLAAVWWDRRRPLSQLALPQVLGLILNLPSPVSLGLLSLPLRRRHWVALRQVNGIYYNLDSKLRAPEPLGDEDGVRAFLEAALAQGLCEVLLVVTKEVEEKGCWLRAG, encoded by the exons ATGACTTTTAGGTCACGAAGTCCCCTGTCACATGAGGCAAGTGTCCCGCAGAGGCCCCCGGGAGTCGTAGTCCAGGACGCGGGGATCGCCGGGAGCTGTAGTCAGTCCCGCCTGTCCAGTCAGCGCGGTGCTGCCCGTCGGGCGCTCGGAGCCATAGCCACCGCCCAGGGGGATGCGGAAGCCGCTGGCTCCGGGGAGCGGAGAGGCAGGCGGG CAGGAGCCAAGGACGGCATGTCCCAGGCCCCAGGAGTACAGCCGAACCAGCAGCCCTCTGTGTACCACGAACGGCAACGCCTGGAGCTTTGTGCCGTCCACGCCCTCAACAACGTTCTGCAGCAGCAGCTCTTTAACCAAGAAGCTGCTGATGAGATCTGTAAGAG GTTGGCCCCAGACTCCCGGCTGAACCCCCATCGCAGCCTCCTGGGCACTGGCAACTATGACGTCAATGTGATCATGGCCGCCCTGCAGGGGCTGGGCCTGGCCGCCGTGTGGTGGGACAGGAGGAG GCCCCTGTCCCAGCTGGCCCTGCCCCAGGTGCTGGGGCTGATCCTGAACCTGCCCTCACCTGTGTCACTGGGGCTGCTGTCCCTGCCTCTGCGCCGGCGGCACTGGGTGGCCCTGCGCCAAGTGAATGGTATCTACTACAACCTGGACTCCAAGCTGCGGGCACCTGAGCCCCTGGGGGATGAGGACGGTGTCAG GGCCTTCCTAGAGGCtgccctggcccagggcctgtgTGAGGTGCTGCTGGTGGTGACCAAGGAAGTGGAAGAGAAGGGCTGCTGGCTGCGGGCAGGCTGA
- the JOSD2 gene encoding josephin-2 isoform X5, whose protein sequence is MTFRSRSPLSHEASVPQRPPGVVVQDAGIAGSCSQSRLSSQRGAARRALGAIATAQGDAEAAGSGERRGRRGAKDGMSQAPGVQPNQQPSVYHERQRLELCAVHALNNVLQQQLFNQEAADEICKSLLRQRPAPQSDHCGIYSSLSQGSGKSFTPRMCWRSRDESPVLGEARETDIQKSNTHARPFFCPASQGPRSEQRLAPDSRLNPHRSLLGTGNYDVNVIMAALQGLGLAAVWWDRRRPLSQLALPQVLGLILNLPSPVSLGLLSLPLRRRHWVALRQVNGIYYNLDSKLRAPEPLGDEDGVSLSSLLPRAFLEAALAQGLCEVLLVVTKEVEEKGCWLRAG, encoded by the exons ATGACTTTTAGGTCACGAAGTCCCCTGTCACATGAGGCAAGTGTCCCGCAGAGGCCCCCGGGAGTCGTAGTCCAGGACGCGGGGATCGCCGGGAGCTGTAGTCAGTCCCGCCTGTCCAGTCAGCGCGGTGCTGCCCGTCGGGCGCTCGGAGCCATAGCCACCGCCCAGGGGGATGCGGAAGCCGCTGGCTCCGGGGAGCGGAGAGGCAGGCGGG GAGCCAAGGACGGCATGTCCCAGGCCCCAGGAGTACAGCCGAACCAGCAGCCCTCTGTGTACCACGAACGGCAACGCCTGGAGCTTTGTGCCGTCCACGCCCTCAACAACGTTCTGCAGCAGCAGCTCTTTAACCAAGAAGCTGCTGATGAGATCTGTAAGAG CCTTCTCAGACAGAGACCAGCCCCTCAAAGTGATCACTGTGGGATTTATTCATCTCTGTCACAAGGATCTGGCAAGTCTTTCACCCCAAGGATGTGCTGGAGATCCAGAGATGAATCCCCTGTCCTTGGGGAGGCAAGGGAAACAGATATACAGAAAAGTAATACACATGCTCGTCCCTTCTTCTGCCCTGCCTCCCAGGGCCCCAGATCGGAACAGAG GTTGGCCCCAGACTCCCGGCTGAACCCCCATCGCAGCCTCCTGGGCACTGGCAACTATGACGTCAATGTGATCATGGCCGCCCTGCAGGGGCTGGGCCTGGCCGCCGTGTGGTGGGACAGGAGGAG GCCCCTGTCCCAGCTGGCCCTGCCCCAGGTGCTGGGGCTGATCCTGAACCTGCCCTCACCTGTGTCACTGGGGCTGCTGTCCCTGCCTCTGCGCCGGCGGCACTGGGTGGCCCTGCGCCAAGTGAATGGTATCTACTACAACCTGGACTCCAAGCTGCGGGCACCTGAGCCCCTGGGGGATGAGGACGGTGTCAG TCTCTCATCTCTCCTGCCCAGGGCCTTCCTAGAGGCtgccctggcccagggcctgtgTGAGGTGCTGCTGGTGGTGACCAAGGAAGTGGAAGAGAAGGGCTGCTGGCTGCGGGCAGGCTGA
- the JOSD2 gene encoding josephin-2 isoform X9, with translation MTFRSRSPLSHEASVPQRPPGVVVQDAGIAGSCSQSRLSSQRGAARRALGAIATAQGDAEAAGSGERRGRRGEGRCHAKGERRGQGAKDGMSQAPGVQPNQQPSVYHERQRLELCAVHALNNVLQQQLFNQEAADEICKRLAPDSRLNPHRSLLGTGNYDVNVIMAALQGLGLAAVWWDRRRPLSQLALPQVLGLILNLPSPVSLGLLSLPLRRRHWVALRQVNGIYYNLDSKLRAPEPLGDEDGVRAFLEAALAQGLCEVLLVVTKEVEEKGCWLRAG, from the exons ATGACTTTTAGGTCACGAAGTCCCCTGTCACATGAGGCAAGTGTCCCGCAGAGGCCCCCGGGAGTCGTAGTCCAGGACGCGGGGATCGCCGGGAGCTGTAGTCAGTCCCGCCTGTCCAGTCAGCGCGGTGCTGCCCGTCGGGCGCTCGGAGCCATAGCCACCGCCCAGGGGGATGCGGAAGCCGCTGGCTCCGGGGAGCGGAGAGGCAGGCGGGGTGAGGGGCGTTGCCACGCAAAGGGCGAGCGCCGTGGTCAGG GAGCCAAGGACGGCATGTCCCAGGCCCCAGGAGTACAGCCGAACCAGCAGCCCTCTGTGTACCACGAACGGCAACGCCTGGAGCTTTGTGCCGTCCACGCCCTCAACAACGTTCTGCAGCAGCAGCTCTTTAACCAAGAAGCTGCTGATGAGATCTGTAAGAG GTTGGCCCCAGACTCCCGGCTGAACCCCCATCGCAGCCTCCTGGGCACTGGCAACTATGACGTCAATGTGATCATGGCCGCCCTGCAGGGGCTGGGCCTGGCCGCCGTGTGGTGGGACAGGAGGAG GCCCCTGTCCCAGCTGGCCCTGCCCCAGGTGCTGGGGCTGATCCTGAACCTGCCCTCACCTGTGTCACTGGGGCTGCTGTCCCTGCCTCTGCGCCGGCGGCACTGGGTGGCCCTGCGCCAAGTGAATGGTATCTACTACAACCTGGACTCCAAGCTGCGGGCACCTGAGCCCCTGGGGGATGAGGACGGTGTCAG GGCCTTCCTAGAGGCtgccctggcccagggcctgtgTGAGGTGCTGCTGGTGGTGACCAAGGAAGTGGAAGAGAAGGGCTGCTGGCTGCGGGCAGGCTGA
- the JOSD2 gene encoding josephin-2 isoform X7 — MTFRSRSPLSHEASVPQRPPGVVVQDAGIAGSCSQSRLSSQRGAARRALGAIATAQGDAEAAGSGERRGRRGEGRCHAKGERRGQGAKDGMSQAPGVQPNQQPSVYHERQRLELCAVHALNNVLQQQLFNQEAADEICKRLAPDSRLNPHRSLLGTGNYDVNVIMAALQGLGLAAVWWDRRRPLSQLALPQVLGLILNLPSPVSLGLLSLPLRRRHWVALRQVNGIYYNLDSKLRAPEPLGDEDGVSLSSLLPRAFLEAALAQGLCEVLLVVTKEVEEKGCWLRAG; from the exons ATGACTTTTAGGTCACGAAGTCCCCTGTCACATGAGGCAAGTGTCCCGCAGAGGCCCCCGGGAGTCGTAGTCCAGGACGCGGGGATCGCCGGGAGCTGTAGTCAGTCCCGCCTGTCCAGTCAGCGCGGTGCTGCCCGTCGGGCGCTCGGAGCCATAGCCACCGCCCAGGGGGATGCGGAAGCCGCTGGCTCCGGGGAGCGGAGAGGCAGGCGGGGTGAGGGGCGTTGCCACGCAAAGGGCGAGCGCCGTGGTCAGG GAGCCAAGGACGGCATGTCCCAGGCCCCAGGAGTACAGCCGAACCAGCAGCCCTCTGTGTACCACGAACGGCAACGCCTGGAGCTTTGTGCCGTCCACGCCCTCAACAACGTTCTGCAGCAGCAGCTCTTTAACCAAGAAGCTGCTGATGAGATCTGTAAGAG GTTGGCCCCAGACTCCCGGCTGAACCCCCATCGCAGCCTCCTGGGCACTGGCAACTATGACGTCAATGTGATCATGGCCGCCCTGCAGGGGCTGGGCCTGGCCGCCGTGTGGTGGGACAGGAGGAG GCCCCTGTCCCAGCTGGCCCTGCCCCAGGTGCTGGGGCTGATCCTGAACCTGCCCTCACCTGTGTCACTGGGGCTGCTGTCCCTGCCTCTGCGCCGGCGGCACTGGGTGGCCCTGCGCCAAGTGAATGGTATCTACTACAACCTGGACTCCAAGCTGCGGGCACCTGAGCCCCTGGGGGATGAGGACGGTGTCAG TCTCTCATCTCTCCTGCCCAGGGCCTTCCTAGAGGCtgccctggcccagggcctgtgTGAGGTGCTGCTGGTGGTGACCAAGGAAGTGGAAGAGAAGGGCTGCTGGCTGCGGGCAGGCTGA